In a genomic window of Tripterygium wilfordii isolate XIE 37 chromosome 8, ASM1340144v1, whole genome shotgun sequence:
- the LOC120003320 gene encoding probable pectate lyase 5: MPSSSLSLAFLLCLLAPSLISSRPLQDPESVVQEVHSAINATRRDLGYLSCGTGNPIDDCWRCDPNWEKNRQRLADCAIGFGKNAIGGREGQIYVVTDPSDNDAVNPKPGTLRYAVIQDEPLWIIFARDMTIKLKEELIMNSFKTIDGRGASVHIAGGPCITIQYVTNIIIHGLNIHDCKQGGNAMVRDSPHHFGFRTISDGDGVSIFGGSHVWVDHNSLSNCNDGLIDAIHGSTAITISNNYMTHHDKVMLLGHSDSYTQDKNMQVTIAFNHFGEGLVQRMPRCRHGYFHVVNNDYTHWEMYAIGGSADPTINSQGNRFLAPNDENNKEVTKHEDAPESEWKSWNWRSEGDLLVNGAFFTASGAGASSSYAKASSLGARPSSLVGSLTLNAGSLNCKKGSRC, encoded by the exons ATGCCGAGctcctccctctctctcgcCTTCCTCCTCTGCCTCCTGGCCCCATCCCTCATCTCCTCCAGACCACTCCAGGACCCAGAATCCGTCGTACAAGAAGTACATAG CGCTATTAATGCTACTAGGAGGGACTTGGGTTATCTCTCGTGTGGGACGGGCAACCCTATTGACGACTGCTGGAGGTGCGACCCTAACTGGGAGAAGAACCGTCAACGGCTAGCCGATTGCGCGATTGGGTTCGGTAAGAACGCGATTGGAGGACGTGAAGGTCAGATTTACGTTGTGACGGACCCCAGTGACAATGACGCAGTGAACCCCAAGCCAGGGACGCTAAGGTATGCTGTGATTCAAGACGAGCCATTGTGGATCATTTTTGCTCGGGACATGACCATAAAGTTAAAGGAGGAATTGATCATGAACTCGTTCAAGACCATTGATGGACGAGGTGCTAGCGTGCATATTGCTGGTGGTCCATGTATTACTATACAGTATGTGACTAATATTATTATACATGGATTGAATATTCATGATTGTAAGCAAGGAGGGAATGCTATGGTGCGGGACTCTCCACACCATTTTGGGTTTAGGACCATATCGGATGGTGATGGTGTGTCGATATTCGGTGGGAGCCACGTGTGGGTGGACCATAATTCATTGTCGAATTGCAATGATGGACTAATTGATGCCATTCATGGGTCCACTGCcatcacaatttcaaacaattaCATGACCCACCATGATAAAGTCATGTTGTTGGGCCACAGTGATTCCTACACTCAAGACAAGAACATGCAAGTTACTATTGCCTTTAATCACTTTGGTGAAGGACTAGTCCAAAGAATGCCAAG ATGTAGACATGGGTACTTCCATGTGGTGAACAATGACTACACACATTGGGAAATGTATGCAATTGGAGGGAGTGCAGATCCAACAATCAACAGCCAAGGAAACAGATTTCTTGCTCCAAATGATGAAAACAATAAAGAAGTGACAAAGCATGAAGATGCACCAGAGAGTGAGTGGAAAAGTTGGAATTGGAGGTCAGAAGGAGACTTGTTGGTGAATGGTGCATTCTTTACAGCCTCAGGTGCAGGGGCTTCTTCAAGCTATGCTAAAGCTTCAAGCTTGGGTGCAAGACCATCTTCACTTGTCGGTTCTCTCACTCTCAATGCTGGATCACTTAATTGCAAGAAGGGTTCTCGTTGCTGA